The following are from one region of the Nicotiana tabacum cultivar K326 chromosome 3, ASM71507v2, whole genome shotgun sequence genome:
- the LOC107760661 gene encoding vesicle-associated protein 4-2-like, translated as MAIADEKDGKVWGLFKLPFRNAQSTSTTTTSRSSSHNTTTHHYRTQQNQSLGSTSLDDGSIPRTNSSSSVSSVARSLLPARRRLKLDPSNKLYFPYEPGKQVRSAIKIKNSSKSHVAFKFQTTAPKSCFMRPPGAILAPGESIIATVFKFVEHPENNEKPMDQKSKVKFKIMSLKVKGPMDYVPELFDEQKDQVAVEQILRVIFLDVERPSPAFEKLKRQLAEADAALEARKKPAEDTGPKIIGEGLVIDEWKERRERYLARQQVEGVDSV; from the exons ATGGCGATCGCCGACGAGAAGGACGGTAAAGTTTGGGGATTGTTCAAGCTCCCTTTTCGAAACGCACAGTCAACGTCAACGACGACCACTTCGCGTTCATCTTCGCATAATACTACTACTCATCATTACCGCACTCAACAGAATCAATCTCTCGGAAGTACTTCTCTGGATGATGGATCGATTCCTCGTACCAACAGTTCCAGCTCCGTTTCTTCAGTAGCGAGGTCTCTGCTTCCTGCGCGACGTCGTTTGAAACTTGATCCTTCCAATAAGCTCTATTTTCCTT ATGAACCTGGTAAACAAGTTCGAAGTGCTATCAAGATAAAAAACTCTAGCAAGTCTCATGTAGCTTTCAAG TTTCAAACAACTGCACCAAAAAGCTGTTTCATGCGTCCTCCTGGAGCAATTCTCGCCCCCGGTGAGAGCATCATTGCAACTG TATTCAAGTTTGTAGAGCATCCGGAAAATAATGAAAAACCAATGGACCAGAAGAGCAAGGTGAAGTTCAAGATCATGAGCCTCAAGGTGAAAGGACCTATGGACTATGTACCTGAGCTG TTTGATGAGCAAAAGGATCAAGTAGCTGTAGAGCAAATTCTGCGGGTTATCTTTCTCGATGTGGAACGTCCTAGTCCA GCTTTCGAGAAACTGAAACGCCAGTTGGCGGAAGCAGATGCTGCTCTTGAGGCTCGCAAGAAGCCTGCAGAAGACACAGGTCCAAAGATTATCGGTGAAGGGCTTGTCATAGATGAATGG